One genomic region from Panicum virgatum strain AP13 unplaced genomic scaffold, P.virgatum_v5 scaffold_3273, whole genome shotgun sequence encodes:
- the LOC120694118 gene encoding NADH-ubiquinone oxidoreductase chain 6, with protein MRLLAPAFKFHFKEGRRTMILSVLSSPALVSGLMVVRAKNPVHSVLFPILVFCDTSGLLILLGLDFSAMIFPVVHIGAIAVSFLFVVMMFNIQIAEIHEEVLRYLPVSGIIGLIFWWEMFFILDNETIPLLPTHRNTTSLRYTVYAGKVRSWTNLETLGNLLYTYYSVWFLVSSLILLVAMIGAIVLTMHRTTKVKRQDVFRRNALDSRRTIMRRTTIQNSRCIS; from the coding sequence ATGCGTCTTCTTGCTCCAGCATTCAAGTTCCATTTCAAGGAAGGACGACGTACCATGATACTTTCTGTTTTGTCGAGCCCTGCTTTGGTCTCTGGTTTGATGGTTGTACGTGCTAAAAATCCGGTACATTCCGTTTTGTTTCCCATCCTAGTCTTTTGCGACACTTCTGGTTTACTTATTTTGTTAGGTCTCGACTTCTCCGCTATGATCTTCCCAGTAGTTCATATAGGAGCTATTGCCGTTTCATTCCTATTCGTGGTTATGATGTTCAATATTCAAATAGCGGAGATTCACGAAGAAGTATTGCGCTATTTACCAGTGAGTGGTATTATTGGACTGATCTTTTGGTGGGAAATGTTCTTCATTTTAGATAATGAAACCATTCCATTACTACCAACCCACAGAAATACGACCTCTCTGAGATATACGGTTTATGCCGGAAAGGTACGAAGTTGGACTAATTTGGAAACATTGGGCAATTTACTTTATACCTACTATTCCGTCTGGTTTTTGGTTTCTAGTCTGATTTTATTAGTAGCTATGATTGGGGCTATAGTACTGACTATGCATAGGACTACAAAGGTGAAAAGACAGGATGTATTCCGACGAAATGCCTTGGATTCTAGGAGGACTATAATGAGGAGGACGACTATTCAGAACAGTAGGTGCATTTCATAA
- the LOC120694116 gene encoding uncharacterized protein LOC120694116 — protein MPQLDKLTYFSQFFWLCLLLFTFYILFFNNNNGILGISRILKLRNQLLSHRGNKIRSKDPKNLEDISRKGFSTGLSYINSCLSEVSQWCKTVDYFRKRRKITLIPNFGEISGSRGMERQILHLISKSSYNTSSSRITCRKNIMLTHVPHGQGSITEERKMEPDLMAEKIAKLRPPFPGRPLGTMPIRSFAASADDPQESAATRADPASPPKSEATVPLSPRDEAPGSPYSEPCVNNEDAVSDDPNSVQAIIEQDEVSDDPNSVQAIIEQDEVSDDPNSINNEVKDKGEVGTSEGPPESKKPKREESDSDSGGESGDDGGDPSGTPGLTLLDLFK, from the coding sequence ATGCCTCAACTTGATAAATTGACTTATTTCTCACAATTCTTCTGGTTATGCCTTCTCCTCTTTACTttttatattcttttttttaataataataatggAATACTTGGAATTAGCAGAATTCTCAAACTACGGAACCAACTGCTTTCGCACCGGGGGAACAAGATCCGGAGCAAGGACCCTAAGAATTTGGAAGATATCTCGAGAAAAGGTTTTAGCACCGGTCTCTCATATATAAACTCCTGTTTATCCGAAGTATCCCAATGGTGTAAGACCGTCGACTATTTTAGAAAAAGGAGGAAAATCACTCTGATCCCTAATTTCGGAGAAATAAGTGGCTCACGAGGAATGGAGAGACAGATTCTCCATTTGATCTCGAAGTCCTCATATAACACTTCTTCCAGTCGGATCACTTGTAGGAAAAACATAATGCTCACACATGTTCCACACGGGCAAGGAAGCATAACGGAAGAAAGAAAGATGGAACCAGATTTAATGGCAGAGAAAATAGCCAAGCTGCGCCCCCCATTCCCAGGGAGGCCGCTGGGAACTATGCCAATTCGTTCTTTTGCCGCTTCAGCAGACGATCCACAGGAATCAGCGGCAACCCGGGCAGACCCCGCTTCGCCGCCAAAAAGCGAAGCGACTGTGCCACTGTCTCCCCGGGATGAGGCGCCGGGGTCTCCTTACTCCGAACCTTGTGTTAATAACGAGGACGCAGTTTCGGACGATCCGAACAGCGTTCAAGCCATTATTGAACAAGACGAAGTTTCGGACGATCCGAACAGCGTTCAAGCCATTATTGAACAAGACGAAGTTTCAGACGATCCGAACAGCATTAATAACGAGGTCAAGGATAAGGGGGAAGTAGGAACCTCCGAAGGCCCGCCCGAGTCAAAGAAGCCTAAGAGGGAAGAAAGTGATTCTGATTCCGGGGGGGAATCGGGGGATGATGGGGGTGACCCCTCCGGAACTCCAGGTCTAACTCTCTTGGACTTATTCAAGTAA